Proteins from a genomic interval of Arvicola amphibius chromosome 10, mArvAmp1.2, whole genome shotgun sequence:
- the LOC119824245 gene encoding 40S ribosomal protein S27-like, with protein sequence MPLAKDLLHPSPQEEKRKHKKKRLVQSPNSYFMDVKCPGCYKITTVFSHAQMVVLYVGCSTVLCQPTGGKARLTEGCSFRRKQHWKAPDSR encoded by the coding sequence ATGCCTCTTGCAAAGGATCTCCTTCATCCCTctccacaggaggaaaagaggaaacacaagaaaaagcgCCTGGTGCAGAGCCCCAATTCCTACTTTATGGATGTGAAGTGCCCCGGATGCTATAAAATCACCACGGTCTTTAGCCATGCACAGATGGTAGTCTTGTATGTCGGCTGCTCCACTGTCCTCTGTCAGCCTACAGGCGGGAAAGCAAGACTGACAGAAGGATGCTCCTTCAGGAGGAAACAGCACTGGAAAGCACCTGATTCGAGATAA